From one Trueperella pyogenes genomic stretch:
- a CDS encoding DUF4129 domain-containing protein, translated as MPVFLPDSDTARQLAEDELSKAMYDHAPNLFQRFLEWLLTRIDIVVSHLSPGDGGAGNIAVIVTIGVLVVVIIAIAIRHARSTSARFARGRTQLFDDNRTSTALFAAAKRAELAADLNLAAIERFRAIIRLLDERKTIDVAPGMTALEAARAGSARLGHEELFLACAQLFNDVYYWHGQATEDDVQRTHLLHHAVSDTKVAPR; from the coding sequence ATGCCAGTGTTCCTTCCAGATTCAGACACCGCCAGGCAGCTCGCCGAGGACGAGCTGTCTAAGGCCATGTATGACCACGCGCCGAATCTTTTTCAACGGTTCCTGGAATGGCTCCTCACGCGCATTGACATCGTCGTCTCTCACCTTTCTCCTGGCGACGGCGGCGCGGGCAACATCGCAGTAATCGTGACGATCGGCGTGCTCGTCGTCGTCATCATTGCAATTGCGATCCGGCACGCGCGCTCCACGAGCGCCCGGTTCGCGCGCGGGCGCACGCAGCTCTTCGACGATAACCGCACCTCGACAGCGCTCTTTGCCGCGGCGAAGCGCGCCGAACTTGCCGCAGATCTGAATCTTGCGGCAATTGAACGCTTCCGTGCTATTATACGGCTTCTCGACGAACGCAAGACCATCGACGTCGCGCCTGGAATGACAGCTCTTGAAGCCGCGCGAGCCGGCTCTGCGCGGCTCGGTCATGAGGAGTTGTTCTTGGCCTGCGCCCAGCTTTTCAACGACGTCTACTACTGGCATGGCCAGGCTACAGAGGATGACGTGCAGCGTACCCACCTTCTCCACCACGCAGTTTCGGACACTAAGGTGGCGCCGCGATGA
- the mtrA gene encoding MtrAB system response regulator MtrA codes for METRILVVDDDPAISEMVAILLETEGYAVSACANGDSVLPLYRAEHPDLILLDVMLPGMDGVSVARVLRDETDVPIIMMSAKTDSVDVIAGLEAGADDYVTKPFENSVLLARVKACLRRQEPESEILKIADLAIDLKAHEVRRAGKPLHLTPLEFDLLSVLARKPFQVFTREELLEQVWGYRHSSDTRLVNVHIQRLRSKVEKDPENPEVVLTVRGVGYRAGNTSH; via the coding sequence ATGGAAACACGCATTCTGGTGGTAGATGACGACCCGGCGATCTCGGAAATGGTGGCCATTTTGCTGGAAACCGAGGGATACGCGGTGTCTGCGTGTGCCAATGGCGACTCCGTACTCCCGCTTTACCGTGCCGAACACCCGGATCTGATCCTGCTCGATGTGATGCTGCCGGGCATGGACGGCGTCTCCGTGGCTCGCGTGCTCCGCGACGAAACGGACGTACCGATCATCATGATGAGCGCGAAGACCGACTCCGTCGACGTCATCGCCGGTCTCGAAGCGGGCGCTGACGACTACGTGACCAAACCTTTTGAAAACTCCGTGCTGCTCGCGCGCGTGAAGGCATGCCTGCGCCGGCAGGAGCCCGAATCAGAGATATTAAAGATCGCGGATCTTGCCATCGACCTCAAGGCACACGAAGTTCGCCGCGCTGGCAAGCCCCTGCACCTGACCCCACTGGAATTCGATCTCCTGTCTGTCCTCGCTCGCAAGCCCTTCCAGGTCTTTACTCGCGAGGAACTGCTAGAACAGGTGTGGGGCTACCGCCATTCTTCTGACACCCGCCTCGTCAACGTCCACATCCAGCGCTTGCGCTCCAAAGTGGAGAAGGATCCGGAAAACCCTGAGGTGGTCCTCACCGTTCGTGGCGTGGGCTACCGTGCCGGGAACACGAGCCATTGA
- the mtrB gene encoding MtrAB system histidine kinase MtrB, whose protein sequence is MSTPSIRERISASACKLDAIRERWYSSLSLRVMALIVLAGVGGIIIMGFTISSQVRSSVFDNAVSANVEQFSTEVQIAQDRFVASASSIGRTQEVANQLVASMYDPPRGVLGAVLIRTPGQEPVPTQIFEPATASATRVRSLVSAQLRTMVTQGGTLAWQSVGVPSGNSIKPGIVIGTTINIRGSGTYELYAAYSLEHQQGLIKTTIRVMWLSVVALLIILGVVTWAVMRWVLSPVRAASKNARLLADGEFDTRMEVRGSDEIAQLAESFNQMAQSLETQFTQMERISKVQTEFVSAVSHELRSPVTTVRMAGQLIYDNREALPPGLKRAAELQYNQLLNLDATLADLLEISRYDAGGMTLATETADVASLVAEVIEVAEPLAQSNAVSVTYEASGDTVAEIEPRRVRRVARNLLVNALEHAEGNPVDVVVAANDTAVAVQVQDHGVGMSQEQISHVFERFWRADTSRVRKSGGTGLGLTIAKEDAQIHGGTLEVAGELGVGVTFLLTLPKVPHEGFIPPLELLAPDPLPIESAGQELDPDVTGPFNVVVEEDPDAAAELRLDNKSKGEA, encoded by the coding sequence TTGAGCACTCCTTCGATCCGCGAGCGGATTTCCGCGTCGGCATGCAAGCTCGACGCCATCCGGGAACGCTGGTATTCCTCGCTGAGTCTACGTGTGATGGCGTTGATCGTCCTCGCCGGTGTGGGCGGTATCATCATCATGGGATTTACCATCTCCAGCCAGGTGAGATCCTCGGTTTTTGACAACGCCGTCAGCGCCAACGTCGAGCAGTTCTCCACCGAGGTACAGATCGCCCAGGATCGTTTCGTGGCGTCAGCGTCGTCGATCGGGCGCACCCAGGAAGTGGCCAATCAGCTGGTGGCGTCCATGTACGATCCGCCTCGGGGCGTGCTGGGGGCTGTCCTCATCCGCACGCCCGGTCAGGAGCCGGTACCGACGCAGATTTTTGAGCCTGCCACAGCATCCGCTACTCGGGTACGTTCGCTGGTATCTGCGCAGTTGCGCACTATGGTCACCCAGGGTGGGACGCTCGCCTGGCAGTCGGTCGGCGTGCCGTCGGGCAACTCGATCAAGCCCGGCATAGTCATCGGCACAACGATCAACATTAGAGGCTCGGGCACGTACGAATTATATGCCGCCTATTCGCTGGAGCATCAGCAGGGGCTTATCAAGACGACGATCCGCGTCATGTGGCTTTCAGTGGTAGCACTCCTGATCATTTTGGGGGTCGTCACATGGGCGGTGATGAGGTGGGTACTTTCGCCTGTGCGGGCCGCCTCGAAGAACGCACGGCTGCTTGCCGATGGCGAGTTCGATACCCGAATGGAAGTGCGCGGTTCGGACGAGATCGCGCAGCTGGCCGAGTCCTTTAACCAGATGGCGCAGTCGCTGGAAACTCAGTTCACGCAGATGGAACGCATCTCGAAGGTGCAAACCGAGTTCGTCTCCGCAGTCTCTCACGAGTTGCGTTCGCCAGTGACCACCGTGCGCATGGCAGGGCAGCTCATCTACGACAATCGCGAGGCCCTCCCGCCAGGCCTGAAGCGCGCGGCGGAGCTGCAGTACAACCAGCTGCTCAACCTCGACGCCACGCTCGCCGACCTGTTGGAGATCTCCCGTTACGACGCCGGAGGCATGACCCTTGCCACCGAGACCGCCGATGTAGCGAGCCTTGTAGCTGAGGTGATCGAAGTGGCAGAACCGTTGGCGCAGTCCAATGCGGTGAGCGTCACCTACGAGGCGAGTGGGGACACGGTTGCTGAGATCGAGCCGCGGCGTGTTCGCCGAGTCGCCCGGAATCTGCTGGTCAACGCACTCGAGCATGCGGAGGGCAATCCGGTCGACGTCGTCGTCGCGGCAAACGACACGGCCGTAGCTGTGCAGGTGCAAGACCACGGCGTGGGGATGTCGCAAGAACAGATTTCTCACGTATTTGAGCGTTTTTGGCGTGCAGATACCTCGCGTGTGCGCAAGTCGGGTGGAACCGGCCTTGGACTGACGATCGCGAAGGAAGACGCCCAGATACATGGCGGCACGCTAGAGGTGGCAGGCGAGCTTGGAGTCGGGGTGACCTTCCTCCTGACTCTGCCGAAGGTGCCGCACGAAGGATTTATCCCGCCGCTCGAACTGCTCGCCCCGGATCCTCTGCCGATCGAGTCGGCGGGCCAGGAATTAGACCCGGACGTGACTGGCCCGTTCAACGTCGTCGTCGAAGAAGATCCCGATGCGGCCGCCGAGCTTCGCCTGGACAACAAGAGCAAGGGGGAGGCATGA